GAGCCCGGGGTGGTGCGGGCAGCCAGCCGGTCTTGCGCCGTAGATGATCGCCACGTTCGTCCGGTACGCCGGCCGCGCGGCCGCGGTGGACCACTCCGCCGAGTACATCGCCGCCGACATGTCGTCGGTGATTCACACACGGCCGTCCTCGCCGAGGAACCCGCCAACCACGTCGGCATCCCTCCTCGAGGGCGTGTTCTTCGAACGCTGCTTGTTCCACGGTCCTGTTCGCCACCCGTGATCAGTCCGAAGGCGTGGGAGCTCTCCTGGTAGACGTCGACGGAGTGGAGCCAGGATGATCCTGGCTCCACTCCATGATGCGGGCATGTCACTGGAACTGTGCGAAGAACCTCCAGATCTCTGCCTTGGTCCAGGTGGCGACGCCGCTTTCGTTGGGGGAGCCGTCGACCGGACCGGGTATGTGGTCTCCGTCGAACGCGGCCCATTGGACCGGGTACCCGGCACGGCAGCCCGAGTAGGTGGTGGTGATGTGCGTTCGGCTGCCCGGCACGGGCTCGCGCGGGCTCTGGGGAGTGCAGCCGTTGTTGCTGACGAATCTGTCGCGCAGGGACCGTCCTTGCGTGATGTTGAGGACGGAGTCGCTGATGCCGTGGATTCCGAAGTAGGCGATGGGCTGGGTGCCGCCGCTACACCCGCTGGTCTCGGCGCCGGACATGACCGCGACGGCCCTGAAGACGTTCGCCCGGGAGCATGCGAGTGCGTAGCTCATGCCGCCGCCCCAGCTGAATCCCGTGGCGAAGAGCTGTGCCGTGTTGACGCAGAGGCCGCCCTCGATTTGCCGGATCATGTCGTCGACGAAGGTGACGTCCTCACCGCCCGCATTGGCCCAGCCGTTGCCGAGGCCCTGGGGGGCGACGAGGATAGCGGTGTTGTTCGACTGTTCCTGTTGGCCGTAGTAGGACCAGGCGTTCCCGCTCGCTCCGCCCGAGGCGACGTCGGCGGCGGTTCCGCCCCGCCAGTGGAACGCGAAGATCAGCCGGTAGGGGTGGCTGTTGTTGTAGTTGTCGGGAACCCTGAGGATGAAGCTGCGGCTCTTACCGCTGCTCTGAATCGTGTGCGTACCGCTCGTCAGAGTCGGGGCGCTGCCGCATCCGCCGCCACCCGACGACAGCTTGATCATCTGCCATTGCTGGTTGGCGCCGCCCCAGTCGGTGTACTGCACGACGTTGCCGCCGTCGGCGGTGGAGGCGCCCTGCACCTCCACCGCCTTGCCACTGTTGCGGTTGATCAGCCGGACGTGACCCGCGTCGGAGTCGGCCAGGCGGAACTGCTGGTTGGCCCCGTTACCGTCGGCCCACTGCTGGATCGCCCGGTCATCGCCGCGACAAGCATGCCGGTCGCGAGGGCCGCTGCCACCACGGCGGTGAACCGGGACCACCAGCGATGTCTTGGTGGAGGGGCGGGGGAAGCCGCACCGTACGTCTTCATCGATTCACTCCTTCCTTTGTGGCAGGTCCCATCAGGTGCGGGTCCAGCGCTGATTGCTGCCGTTCGAGCAGGAGTAGAGCTGGATCAGGGTGCCGTTGGCGGTGCCGCCTCCGACGGCGTCGAGGCAGAGGCCGGACTGGACGCCGACGATGGAACCGTCGGAGTTGAGGCGCCATTTCTGGTTGTCGCCACCCCAGCAGCTGTAGATCTGGACTTTGGTGCCGTTACCGGTGCCGGCGGCGTCCAGGCACTTGTTGCCGTAGACCCTGAGCTCGCCGGCGGCGGTGTACGTCCACTGCTGGTTGGTGGCGTTGTGGCAGTCCCACAGGTTGAGCTGGGTGCCGTCGGTGGTACTGCTCCCGGGCACGTCCAGGCAGCGGCCTGAACCGACGCCCTTGATCTGTCCGGAATCCGAAGGGGGCGTAGTGGAGCCGCCGTTGAGGGCGTTGAGGACGGCGGTGTAGGCGGGCTTCTTGCTGCCGTCGCCGTTGAACAGCAGAGGCGTGTCCTGCGATCGCCAGGAGTCGGTGTCGCGCACACCCCAGACGGTGATGCCCAGGCAGCGCGGGACGGCCAGGCAGTCGTTGGTCACGTTGGCGTAGGTCGTGGCCGAGGCGCCCTGGATGTCGAGTTCGGTGATGGCCACGTCGACACCGAGGGCGGCGAAGCTCTGCAGGGTGGTGCGGAAGTTGCTGTTGTAGGGACTGCCGCTGTTGAAGTGCGACTGGAAGCCGACGCAGTCGATCGGAACGCCGCGCTGCTTGAAGTCCCGGACCATGGCGTACACGGCCTGGGTTTTGGCCCAGGTCCAGTCCTCGATGTTGTAGTCGTTGTAGCAGAGCTTGGCGGCCGGGTCGGCGGCGCGCGCGGTGCGGAAGGCGACCTCGATCCAGTCGTTGCCGGTGCGCTGCAGGTTGGAGTCGCGCCGGGCTCCCGAACTGCCGTCGGCGAAGGCCTCGTTCACGACGTCCCACTGGGCGATCTTGCCCTTGTAGTGGGTCATCACGCCGTTGATGTGGTCGATCATCGCCTGGCGCAACGAACTGCCGCTGAGGCTCTGCATCCAGCCGGGCTGCTGGGAGTGCCAGGCCAGGGTGTGGCCGCGCACCCGCTTGCCGTTCTGCACCGCCCAGTTGTAGACGCGGTCACCGGCGGTGAAGTTGAACTGGCCCCGCTGGGGTTCGGTGGCGTCGATCTTCATCTCGTTCTCGGCCGTCACCGCGTTGAACTCGCGGGCCGCGATCGTCGTGTACGCCGAGTCGCCCAGCCTGCCCGAGGCGATGGCGGTGCCGAAGTAACGACCGCTCTGCGCCGCCGCGGCGCCGAGCGTGCTCTCGGCGGCATGTGCTCTCGGCGGCGCGACCAGTGCACCAACCAGACCGAAAACGCCGGCGAACAGCGCTATCACCAGACCGCGGATCCAGCGGACGGCGGGTGGGGGAATGGCATACGAGCCCATGACTGTGCCTCCAGGGTAGAAAT
The Streptomyces sp. CGMCC 4.7035 DNA segment above includes these coding regions:
- a CDS encoding RICIN domain-containing protein, with product MVPVHRRGGSGPRDRHACRGDDRAIQQWADGNGANQQFRLADSDAGHVRLINRNSGKAVEVQGASTADGGNVVQYTDWGGANQQWQMIKLSSGGGGCGSAPTLTSGTHTIQSSGKSRSFILRVPDNYNNSHPYRLIFAFHWRGGTAADVASGGASGNAWSYYGQQEQSNNTAILVAPQGLGNGWANAGGEDVTFVDDMIRQIEGGLCVNTAQLFATGFSWGGGMSYALACSRANVFRAVAVMSGAETSGCSGGTQPIAYFGIHGISDSVLNITQGRSLRDRFVSNNGCTPQSPREPVPGSRTHITTTYSGCRAGYPVQWAAFDGDHIPGPVDGSPNESGVATWTKAEIWRFFAQFQ
- a CDS encoding endo-1,4-beta-xylanase → MGSYAIPPPAVRWIRGLVIALFAGVFGLVGALVAPPRAHAAESTLGAAAAQSGRYFGTAIASGRLGDSAYTTIAAREFNAVTAENEMKIDATEPQRGQFNFTAGDRVYNWAVQNGKRVRGHTLAWHSQQPGWMQSLSGSSLRQAMIDHINGVMTHYKGKIAQWDVVNEAFADGSSGARRDSNLQRTGNDWIEVAFRTARAADPAAKLCYNDYNIEDWTWAKTQAVYAMVRDFKQRGVPIDCVGFQSHFNSGSPYNSNFRTTLQSFAALGVDVAITELDIQGASATTYANVTNDCLAVPRCLGITVWGVRDTDSWRSQDTPLLFNGDGSKKPAYTAVLNALNGGSTTPPSDSGQIKGVGSGRCLDVPGSSTTDGTQLNLWDCHNATNQQWTYTAAGELRVYGNKCLDAAGTGNGTKVQIYSCWGGDNQKWRLNSDGSIVGVQSGLCLDAVGGGTANGTLIQLYSCSNGSNQRWTRT